The Prionailurus viverrinus isolate Anna chromosome B4, UM_Priviv_1.0, whole genome shotgun sequence genome has a window encoding:
- the LOC125170707 gene encoding olfactory receptor 8S1-like — protein MDLGNYSTITEFILLGLSANPHVQAALFVLFLGIYLLTIMGNLMLLLVIRIDFHLHTPMYFFLSHLSFVDICFSSVTVPKMLENLLSQKKTISVEGCLAQVFFVFVAAGTEACLLSAMAYDRYAAICHPLLYGQIMSKQLYMQLVWGSWGLGFLDALINIFLAVKMVFCKAQIIPHYSCEMPSLLSLSCSDMSSNLIALLCSTLLHGLGTFLLVFLSYTRIIATILSISSTLGRSKAFSTCSSHLIAVTLYYGSGLLRHLMPNSGAPLELIFSVQYTVVTPMLNPLIYSLKNKEVKAALARTLEKYLQHIRC, from the coding sequence ATGGACTTGGGGAACTACAGCACCATCACGGAGTTTATCCTCCTCGGGCTCTCCGCCAATCCCCACGTCCAGGCTGCACTCTTTGTGCTCTTCCTGGGGATTTACCTGCTGACCATCATGGGGAACCTGATGCTGCTGCTGGTGATCAGGATTGATTTTCACCTGCAcacacccatgtacttcttcctgagTCACCTCTCTTTTGTTGATATCTGCTTCTCTTCGGTCACTGTGCCCAAGATGCTGGAGAAccttctgtctcaaaagaaaacaatatcagTAGAGGGCTGCCTTGCTCAAGTCTTCTTTGTGTTTGTTGCTGCAGGAACTGAAGCCTGTCTGCTTTCTGcaatggcctatgaccgctatgctGCCATCTGCCACCCTCTGCTATATGGACAGATCATGAGTAAACAGCTGTATATGCAGCTTGTGTGGGGCTCGTGGGGACTGGGCTTTCTGGATGCACTCATCAACATCTTCCTAGCTGTGAAGATGGTCTTCTGCAAGGCCCAAATCATCCCCCACTACAGCTGTGAAAtgccctctctcctctcactGTCCTGTTCCGATATGTCCAGCAACCTCATTGCCTTGCTCTGCTCCACTCTTCTACATGGACTCGGAACCTTCCTTTTGGTCTTCTTATCCTACACCCGTATAATCGCCACCATCCTGAGCATCAGCTCCACCTTAGGCAGAAGTAAGGCCTTttccacctgctcctcccacctcaTCGCAGTGACCCTTTACTATGGCTCAGGTTTGCTCCGCCACCTAATGCCAAATTCAGGTGCGCCCCTTGAGCTGATCTTTTCTGTGCAGTATACTGTAGTCACTCCCATGCTGAATCCTCTCATCTATAGCCTGAAGAACAAGGAGGTGAAGGCAGCTCTGGCAAGAACTTTGGAAAAGTATTTGCAACATATCAGGTGCTGA